The following are encoded in a window of Acropora muricata isolate sample 2 chromosome 6, ASM3666990v1, whole genome shotgun sequence genomic DNA:
- the LOC136919441 gene encoding nudC domain-containing protein 3-like: MDPTKFDDVFMGILQHCEQVEPFLDAIFSFLSRKTDFFRVMHNRDDKMGFPPGVAEKIVMRVFERYQGILNKNKMSSSMENPKSVSGGDVPSMLHSNSQESAYNATPVTRQTETPPATQSSVQIETSLSHEIDSQPSDSSFQAKKDIEKDNSKGLEPGKSADCYNGAVLDRYSWSQTIRDIEVKIPVPSSIIKGRDVGVEIKSGYLKVWLKKGVSPITGSGVLLDGNLQRTVKSEESMWLLEAGEFVVINLEKREERFWTAVLEGDTEIDKSKVDTTRDISDFDEQTQSDFEHVMYDHHQKLQGKPTSQEKKTHELLKQAWNAKGSPFAGTEFDPSKVNVSPSYG; this comes from the exons ATGGATCCAACGAAGTTTGATGATGTTTTCATGGGAATACTTCAACATTGTGAACAAGTGGAACCCTTTTTGGATGCTATTTTCAGCTTTTTGTCACGGAAGACTGACTTTTTCCGTGTAATGCATAACCGAGATGACAAGATGGGATTCCCTCCCGGAGTTGCCGAGAAAATAGTCATGAGG GTTTTTGAAAGATATCAAGGCATtcttaacaaaaataaaatgagttCAAGTATGGAAAATCCCAAATCTGTAAGTGGAGGTGATGTCCCAAGCATGCTTCATTCAAACAGCCAAGAATCTGCTTACAAT GCTACACCAGTCACCCGACAGACAGAGACTCCTCCTGCTACACAGTCATCAGTTCAAATAGAAACATCACTTTCTCATGAGATTGATTCACAACCATCAGACAG TTCTTTTCAGGCAAAGAAGGACATTGAAAAAGACAACAGCAAAGGACTAGAACCTGGCAAGTCAGCTGATTGTTACAATGGGGCAGTCCTTGACAGGTATTCATGGTCTCAAACCATAAGGGATATTGAAGTTAAAATCCCAGTGCCAAGTTCAATAATAAAGGGCCGTGATGTTGGTGTGGAAATCAAGAGTGGTTACTTGAAAGTCTGGCTAAAGAAGGGTGTCTCACCTATAACAG GTAGCGGAGTTCTTCTGGATGGCAATCTTCAAAGAACAGTGAAGAGTGAAGAATCCATGTGGTTACTGGAAGCTGGTGAATTTGTGGTAATTAACTTGGAAAAGCGAGAAGAAAGGTTTTGGACAGCTGTTTTAGAGGGAGACACTGAAATAGATAAGAGCAAGGTCGACACAACTCGAGACATCAGTGATTTTGATGAACAAACTCAAAGTGATTTTGAACATGTTATGTATGACCATCATCAAAAGCTTCAGGGCAAACCAACCAGCCAAGAAAAG AAAACACATGAGCTTCTAAAGCAAGCTTGGAATGCTAAAGGGTCACCATTTGCTGGCACAGAGTTTGACCCATCAAAAGTTAATGTATCACCAAGTTATGGATAA